The Athene noctua chromosome 8, bAthNoc1.hap1.1, whole genome shotgun sequence region TTCTCTAGGTTTAGCATCCGTCAGGAAACAAGGTACATGCTGCTGGGAAACGCTCTGCTTTCTGATCTGATCTACCTGTTGTTCTACACCCTGTCAGCTGCTCTCAATGCAGCACATGTACATCTCCCAAAGGAAGCTTGTGTCCTCCTGTTATTTCTGCTGGCAGTGGCTTACTGTGGAGGATTGTTCACAGCTGCTGCAATAGTCTTGGACACATACATAgctattttgtttcctttgcGCTACGTTGCTATTCTGCCTCCTTCACGAACTAGAAAAATTATTGTGTTACTATGGATGTGTTCTGGGGCTTTCCCTGGGATTTTCTTCTTGGTGCTATCGAGCACTCACAGCTTTGTGCCCTGTGTGCTGGAAATGTGCTCGGTTCCAGTAATACTAATATTAACTTTGAATGGGACAGATGCTGTGAAACTCTGTTTCTGGCTTTCTAACACGGTTATCTTTCTCTGCCTGTGTCTAATATTTTGTTGCTATgctcttctgtattttaaaaccaaacaatcGGGTATTTGGGAGAGCATCTGCTCCAGAGCCAGTGTAACATTCTTAATGCACAAcactgtgttatttttttatttctttccactcTTGGCCCTTTTTATAGAATCATTCTTGTGCATTAATGTCGTCATCAGACTGCAGACAGGAATCtgggtctccctgacagtttgCAATGTCGTGATGATTCTGCCTAAAGTTTTGTTCCCTTTTCTATATGGGCTTCGATACAGAGAGATCTCAGCATCTCTCAAAACCATTGTCAGAAGAAAGCATCTTCACCTGGTGTCACCTGCTCCATCACCATCCTGAGCTGACACAgagcacagccacagcagaggaGTTGTCCTTACCCGGTGAGCGTGCAAGCCTGGTGGAAATCACTCAGCTTCTGAAGAAGTGATTGACCCATATCAGAGAAGACATGGGTTGATCACTCTGCCTCCTTGGTGCCAGAAGGCCACAGATCTTTCATCACATCACAGTTCTAAGCTTTGTTCTGATGTGGGAAGGCAGTATGCTTTGGAGGAGATATAGAACCAAGACTTTCACCCACCTGTAGCAGATGCCTTTctggaaaataggaaaataaaaatagatgatGCAAAGCAAAGGGGGTAACCTTGACAGCGGCACCTACAGAAGAGAGGATCCTTAGCCAGACGTGCTGTGATAAGAATAGCTATTTCTTTCACTCACAGTGTATTTTTGTAAGGTTGGTAGCCAATGTCTTACTCTTTAAAACATACACTGAGAGGTGCCTCTGGAAACTGCTGTACTCAGTGATATGCTGTGCTTCATCTTGTGCAGTCTGCTAGTGTATTAGCAGCCTTACGGATTCTGTCTGACAATCTGCACAACACTGAATTTTTATAAAATCTCAGTCTGATGGGAAGTCACCTTTGACCATGTTtgctgggcagcccagcacatgTCGCTGTCAGGCAATAACAGAGTTGGATGGCTGAGGGAAAACGAGCTGGGAGCAGGGGTGGCAGTGCCTGTCTGCAGGGTGCTGGCCTGCTGTGCCCATGCCAGGTGAGCTGAGCGGGTGGCTGCGGGCAGCCTGGGCCAGCCCACAGCCCTGATTCCCTGCTGGGTCTGTACTGGTGTGACCAAGCCATGGCtgagccagcagctggggcagctgggcaggagcgAGGTGTGAGGCTGGCACGGGTGTACCCATAGCACGGCTCAGACACGACCTGGGACGAGGGACTAAGTGTAAACCCTGCTTCTGAGTCCCTGCCAAGACATCTCTCGGTTCTGGCTCACAAAAATCTTCTCTAGCAGCCTGATCCCAGGTTACAGCTGCACCTTATCAGTGCTGGTGGTGTGTACCTGCCACCAAACCTCCAGTAAGgtcaggagaggctggagagcctGTTGATGTACTCAGGGGCAAGAAAAATAGTATCTTATAAGAGCCTTTTAGGTTTTCCAGATCAGCCTACCTGCCTACAGAAGATGAGTGAAAAATATCTCTGATCTTTAAAGAAACCAAATTTTCATTAGACATAAACATCAGTGTGGGAAATGTAAATTGCAGTGCTGTTCCTTGGACTTGAGAAAAgagcttttgtatttttaaagataataattTTAGAATTTGTTACTTTTTATACAAAATACattggactttaaaaaaaaaaaaaaaaaagacattagaaaATGGCCCTTGTATCATTCTgcacaatattttccttctgtgcagACTCTCTCCACCTTCTGTTTGCTTAAAGCAATACACAGCAAATGCTGAATGTGGCTTTTGGGTATTTCACACTCATCTGAAGAATTCCACTAAGTGTGAGCCAGGAGAAGATGGGTGTCTGGTTGCATGAGATGTTTTTTGGCAGTGAAGCCTGTTCGAGAGGTTCCTGCTGATCTCTTTCTCTCCTCGTTCCCATACTGCTTGTTACTCTCCTCACATTGCAGTGTCTGCTCTCTCCAGTTTGCTGATACAACTGCTTCTGAGGTTGCAAGTTAAAAATACCCCTCCAAAGAGAAGTggtgttgttttcattttaactgtTTATCCCAGCAATCTGCTTTATAGGATGTTCTGCAAACAACTGTGTCAGCACAATTGAGGGGGTTAACAAATTCCAGTTCAGAGGCGGGAATTAGCAGGGTCATCTTAGAGGCTTTGCTGCTAAGGGACACTTCTTGTGTAAGAGCATCTCTAAAGTAAAGTTGCTGCAAGTGAATAAACTGTAATACTGTGCATTTGCTTTAACTGTGGTTCTGTGCTTCCCTTATTTTGACCCAAAGGAGCATTAAATTCctaattgctttgtttttcaggaaaaaactcAACATTTCTTCTCAATCCTCTTCAATAAAAAAATTAGGACCTAGAAGTTGCTTTTTActggctgtttttatttttcttcaagatgAATGTACTATAGACATCCATCACACCAGTTATGTTTGCATAAAGATTTTATATTCAGCCTATAACACGACTATTCCATAACACTAGGAACGATGGGGAAAATGCCTGTATACTAGATCAGGTGCTTTCTGCTAAACCTCTTTAGCATGCGGTATGATCAAGAACGAAAGAGGTACACGTAACTGCCCAGGCCTCTCATATCTTGGGCCAAATCTTTACGCCAATGCCCATTGACGAAGATACTGATAATTTACAGGTTGTTTTGCCCATGCAAGGTTCTTTCAAGCTTTATTACCTGAAATTTGCCTATGTTGTAAATTTTCATGCTAAGTAGTAAAGATAACTGTGTAAATAGTACAACGTAATGTAGTTCTATGTACAGCCATAAGTGACTTTGAGTAGCTGCAGGTTCATAGTACTTGATCTTCCTGCTATCCTTTGTCAATTGTGAAGTTAATATCCAGGACAGATTTGGGTAGAATTATATCGCCAATTCTGTAACTCTTTCTTGCATACAGATTACAGTTCCCTAGAGACAACTAGAAGTCAGGTAAGATAAAGAAGGACACTGAAAGTGTAAGAAAGTGAATTAGTAATCGTGGTAAGTCTGAAATCTGTCTACAGTGATGTTGTCAGGCaaacaaaacactgttttgtGGAAATAACCTTCTAAGAAAGATGAATAAAATAATCTTATTCCTGCCCTTGAAATTGTTCCCTAAAATGGGTATTTGCCTCGTAAAGGTTTTAGTTGAACTGAAATTGGTCAAGTTGGATGGAATTCTAAAAAGGTCATCTGCACTGCAAGTTGATATTTTATTAATCCACTTGAATGTGGTTTAACATTAGATAGGTAAGTTTTTCTGAAGTGACTGTAGACAACTTCTTCCCCTGGAATATTGCTGTGCTGTTTGATGCAAAAGCAGTATGTTACAGCATGCATAGAAGAAACACACCACACACCTGAACCATTTGCCTTCAGGCATTTTCCCAATCTATCTGAATGGGACCAAAGGAGTCACCAGGGCAATGTCACAAGCATTAGGTTCCTATAATTCTTTTCATAAATGTCTTGAGTTTCGTCTTACTGATCATTAGATTGCTTTATTTGCCAAAGCGTTATGGCTGTAGTGATTAGCAACCTTGTAAGGATGTCTCCACATAAGCTCTGGAAATTCAAACTGAGACTATTTACCAGATCCCAGCTATCGACCTCTCCCAGGTCACATAAGTGAGCTTCTTGGATGTCGATGTGCCTGcccagtattttaatttaaagtcaAATGGAGAGCAGTTGACTTTAACATGTGATTTGGCAGCTGGAGGCAGTAATCTTTTAATGAATTGCAATAGCATGAATCACTAAAGGTATTCTAATTTATAGCCTAAATATATTCCTggtcattttttccccttttcttgtGCCAGCATTGTCACTTTGCTCACCGctgctctcttccttctctcagtTGACAGACAGTTGACTGCTGTCTGTAACCTGCAGACTGAAGGGAGTCAGCCCTGCATTCCAGGGGCTGGGGCTGTACCCTATGGCACCGGGGAAATAAATCAATCTGGAGTTAGATCTGAGCCTCAAATGGGATCAGTTTCAGTGTCACAAGCTGCAGAGAATCTCCAGGCAGTTAAACAAGCACACGGCCTTGGAGTTGGGGTTTAGTTCATTTGCAACGATTTCAGTAATTATTCAGTAAAACTAATTAACCTCCTGCAGTTTTAGTAATTAATATTAAAGTGTCTACTCCTGCTCTATAGTTGGCTGTGTCATTTTCTAAGGGAAGTTGAACATAGTAATGGAGTGGAAGGAAACTGGCATTTGCTTGGTTGCACTCGAGGCAGCCCCATGAACCCTGGAGCTGCATCCCAGCCCTGGGGAACAGTCCTGGCTGCCCCTGAAAAAGGTTATGCAGctcctgcagggactcctctgcTCTTCACTTCACCAGTCGCTGGTTTTGTACACTGAGATACTGTACGTCCTTTGGACAGAAACTGTGATTGTGGCCATTCCCTGTATGAGGTGGGTATGTATGACAGAGAGCCCACAATAGGAAAAGGAAATCACAAGTTTCCTTGAAACTTGATTTCTGTTGTCTCCTGTCTCCACCCCCACCTTGCTGCTGGTAATTGAGGGCACAGAACTGCTAGTTCTTGCCATTTTCTCACAAGCCTTGTGATTTTTGGTGTCTTCATAAAACTACTCATCCtgaatggttttgtttttcaagatgCTTCTTGTCCTTCAGATGGCAACATGAATGTGAAAGGTACAAAGAGCAGGGAGGTAAATAAAAACAACTCTTCATGAACTGCTACTAAAATGCTAGAATTTTTGAGAGACTCTCATGAGTtaggagaggggaaaggagccAAGCTGTGGTTCTGCTGTCTTGTGTTTGTCAGTGAGGGATGGTTTGGCTCATGCTCACCCAAGGTCTGCAGGTGTggctggggaagaggagaaacaAGAGGCTGTTTTCTGTCTCTGATATGTAGAGTTACAAATTTGTATTTGGAAGTTTATTTGGACAACTTTTTTTCCAACTTGGAggattatttttctcaagaaaataaagacaagttTTGCTACTGACATCAAGGGGAGAAAATCAGCAACCAACTCCTGAGGACTCCTGGTTTTTATGAGGGTTCACAGTAGGAAGAACCAGTCAGCTTCAGCAGACACTATCATTAGTTTTGGCAAGAGGTGAAGATACAAAATCACAACTTCTTGACGGGAAAGGGAGACATCCCCCATTCATCTGCCTTCTCTGTCCCTGTAGACCGATTTAAAAAATGGAAGGACTGAGGGAAAATGGAACagcctgcccagggaggtggtggagtcaccatccctggatgtgtgtAAGGgccgtttagatgagatgttgggagatgtggtgtaggggagaactttgtagagtagggctgatggttggactcgatgatcccaagggtcttttccaacctgaattattctgtgattctgtgaa contains the following coding sequences:
- the GPR148 gene encoding putative G-protein coupled receptor 148, yielding MELSGCTLVKRANTSVYHHRETEFNSSSNLDDTSWYYLLEEWALNPSGINMKMFLIPPVVCLVAGVLIIPTILFVIFSRFSIRQETRYMLLGNALLSDLIYLLFYTLSAALNAAHVHLPKEACVLLLFLLAVAYCGGLFTAAAIVLDTYIAILFPLRYVAILPPSRTRKIIVLLWMCSGAFPGIFFLVLSSTHSFVPCVLEMCSVPVILILTLNGTDAVKLCFWLSNTVIFLCLCLIFCCYALLYFKTKQSGIWESICSRASVTFLMHNTVLFFYFFPLLALFIESFLCINVVIRLQTGIWVSLTVCNVVMILPKVLFPFLYGLRYREISASLKTIVRRKHLHLVSPAPSPS